A DNA window from Aspergillus nidulans FGSC A4 chromosome I contains the following coding sequences:
- a CDS encoding Fcf2 domain-containing protein (transcript_id=CADANIAT00007257): protein MDILPELSNVQSQDHTELTDDNIQHLLAEAEKRLRNDTVRTANDSVALRQSGQVLPNIPKFSSGSSLKPYVRQHNDVAVVDTARIIDPLVSNCTQSSANEKIVPKTSKKDKPTAGSEWFNLPKTELTPDLKRDLQLLRMRSILDPKRHYKKESGKAQPPKYSQVGTIIEGPTEFFSGRIPKRDRKKTFVDEALALEKETRRFETRYNDVQQKKRSGKTAFYKSLVAKRKGRKNRQ, encoded by the exons ATGGATATTTTGCCTGAGCTTTCAAATGTGCAGTCACAGGACCATACTGAATTAACTGATGACAATATCCAGCATCTTCTCGCTGAGGCAGAGAAACGGCTTCGCAACGACACGGTCAGGACCGCCAATGATTCCGTCGCACTTCGTCAATCTGGACAGGTACTTCCCAA CATTCCGAAGTTCTCCTCTGGATCCTCCCTAAAACCTTATGTTCGACAACACAATGATGTTGCAGTTGTCGATACAGCAAGGATAATTGACCCATTAGTCAGTAACTGCACTCAGTCATCTGCCAATGAAAAGATAGTGCCGAAGACCTCTAAAAAG GATAAGCCGACTGCCGGCAGTGAATGGTTCAATCTTCCAAAAACCGAACTGACGCCTGATCTAAAAAGAGACTTGCAACTTCTACGGATGCGTTCCATATTAGACCCTAAACGACATTACAAAAAGGAAAGCGGCAAGGCGCAACCTCCAAAGTACTCCCAAGTGGGAACTATCATTGAAGGTCCGACAGAATTCTTTAGTGGTCGTATCCCCAAGCGAGATCGCAAAAAGACGTTTGTTGATgaggctttggctttggagaAAGAGACCAGGCGCTTTGAAACCAGGTACAATGATgtgcagcagaagaaacGAAGTGGGAAGACGGCTTTCTACAAGAGTTTAGTGGCCAAAAGAAAAGGCAGGAAGAATCGACAATGA
- the hapE gene encoding CCAAT-binding factor complex subunit HapE (transcript_id=CADANIAT00007258), protein MEQAQQTSGQQQGRQQPVYDTRQGGHYGASAALAAQGFAPVAELYTGTWANVNQGLQGTARDILTTYWQHVINHLESDNHDYKIHQLPLARIKKVMKADPEVKMISAEAPILFAKGCDVFITELTMRAWIHAEDNKRRTLQRSDIAAALSKSDMFDFLIDIVPREEATSHAKRSSQSAGAPAGPGGPTAAGQLPQTQHGVQHHPHHMAPPDYGALGQHPLQDQEYRQQTMYGGAVQSDPTAAYAQPQTQMFEGMYTAYPHLPPQQ, encoded by the exons ATGGAGCAAGCCCAGCAGACTTCTGGACAGCAGCAGGGGAGGCAGCAGCCCGTGTACGACACGAGACAAGGTGGACACTATG GTGCCAGCGCCGCG CTGGCCGCACAAGGATTCGCCCCGGTTGCTGAGCTGTATACTGGTACCTGGGCAAAT GTCAACCAGGGCTTGCAGGGAACAGCCCGTGACATCTTGACGACGTATTGGCAACACGTAATCAATCACCTCGAATCCGATAACCATGATTATAAAATCCACCAACTCCCCCTAGCCCGCATCAAGAAGGTCATGAAGGCTGATCCGGAAGTTAAAATGATATCCGCAGAAGCTCCGATTTTGTTTGCTAAGGGCTGTGATGTTTTTATTACCGAGCTGACTATGCGGGCATGGATTCATGCCGAAGACAACAAACGGAGAACACTTCAGAGATCAGACATTGCAGCAGCGTTGTCAAAGTCTGACATGTTCGATTTTCTCATCGATATTGTTCCCCGTGAGGAAGCCACGTCGCATGCAAAGCGCTCGAGTCAGTCAGCGGGTGCGCCAGCTGGGCCTGGAGGACCTACCGCTGCGGGCCAGTTGCCACAAACTCAGCACGGGGTTCAGCATCATCCCCATCATATGGCGCCGCCAGATTATGGTGCGTTAGGacagcatcctcttcaaGACCAGGAATACAGGCAGCAAACTATGTATGGAGGAGCAGTACAGTCAGACCCAACAGCGGCGTATGCCCAGCCTCAAACTCAAATGTTTGAAGGAATGTATACTGCTTACCCTCATTTACCCCCGCAGCAG TGA
- a CDS encoding Rab GTPase-binding exocyst subunit SEC15 (transcript_id=CADANIAT00007259), with protein MPSMVPSRSESLYVLNQIIISPSDTDYLDQLIPSIKEYSVGNKTSELLRSLSKFASDKEAEIENICNTNHQEFVSSVNQLLHIREGTVSLTAEILDLNQSIQASTEKLAEQKKALVESRQHRLNIDETSRAIQDCLEVLRLANQVHDLLAKKNHYAALRALEELQNVHLKGVTQFQIADMIQRSVPATQRAIAEAVMSDLNTWLYRIREMSQYLGEIALYHTDLRKTRQKERAARLPYLEHFKLNSAIELVCDEHEEFDLLQNEELQVDFTPLFECLHIHQSLGQMEKFRVEYANTRRRQKELLIPASVTLVDDDGASLHNLLEEMAGFAIVERATMKKVPDLRYPVDVDELWESMCHTAVGLISTALHEVDNAESLLKTKNLIALFMQTMNTWDFAMGAFEDLLLTLFKKYAELLKKRFSDDFQEIVSTDDYMPMPIQTPEEFDKVLNVSWYTPSEPQEQAFPCVLPFSQMYPLCCIDIRNFLNQFYFFANDDFTNPDIIDATLKDALDELLSSKVCDTLVERLNSQYLGQIVQILINLEHFEHACHELELLLAAARSQNFSSEPVALKATGKFRDNKKAAEKRIFEVVNSKIDDLIETAEYDWTAAAAPTEPSNYMQTLTRFLSNIMNSTLLGLPKEIKELIYFDALSHASTMILALPLSAEVKRINPNGVMALAKDVEYLYQFVDSLNNPILRENLDELQQTVQLMQAENADEFYDISMRNKKYGRVDAINGPTLLEKLTHTVQSPVKMDKFSTLSSRFGKK; from the exons ATGCCGTCCATGGTCCCGTCACGAAGTGAGTCCCTATATGTGTTGAACCAA ATAATCATATCGCCTTCGGACACCGATTATCTAGATCAATTGATTCCCTCTATTAAAGAGTACAGCGTCGGCAACAAAACGTCCGAGCTACTACGCTCCCTCTCTAAGTTTGCCAGCGACAAAGaggcggagattgagaaTATCTGCAATACAAATCACCAAGAATTTGTTTCTTCAGTtaatcagcttcttcacatTCGGGAAGGCACTGTTAGCTTGACAGCGGAGATTCTCGACCTCAATCAATCCATTCAGGCAAGTACAGAGAAGTTGGCCGAACAAAAGAAGGCCTTAGTAGAATCGCGACAGCATCGTCTAAATATCGACGAGACGTCGCGCGCGATTCAGGATTGCCTTGAAGTCCTCCGTCTTGCAAACCAGGTCCACGACCTTCTAGCAAAGAAAAACCATTACGCGGCACTCCGTGCCCTCGAGGAGCTTCAGAATGTCCACCTCAAAGGCGTGACCCAATTCCAGATTGCGGACATGATCCAGCGCTCCGTTCCAGCAACTCAAAGAGCGATAGCCGAGGCAGTGATGTCGGACCTCAATACTTGGCTATACAGAATCCGAGAAATGTCACAGTATCTTGGAGAAATAGCATTGTATCACACGGACTTACGGAAGACCAGACAAAAAGAACGAGCTGCAAGATTGCCGTATCTGGAGCATTTCAAACTGAATTCCGCCATTGAATTGGTTTGCGACGAGCACGAAGAATTTGACCTTCTACAGAATGAAGAGCTCCAGGTTGATTTCACCCCGCTCTTCGAGTGTTTACATATCCATCAGTCCCTGGGTCAAATGGAAAAGTTCAGGGTCGAATATGCAAATACGCGCCGTCGGCAAAAGGAGCTTCTTATACCGGCCTCTGTTACATTAGTGGACGATGATGGGGCAAGCCTGCATAATCTTCTAGAAGAAATGGCAGGCTTCGCAATCGTTGAGCGTGCTACCATGAAGAAAGTCCCAGACTTAAGATATCCAGTTGAT GTTGATGAACTGTGGGAATCAATGTGCCATACTGCAGTTGGTCTAATATCAACAGCTCTCCATGAGGTTGACAATGCGGAGAGCTTGCTAAAAACCAAAAATCTCATTGCGCTCTTTATGCAAACAATGAAT ACTTGGGACTTTGCGATGGGAGCTTTTGAAGACTTACTCCTTACCTTGTTCAAAAAATATGCTGAATTGCTTAAAAAACGGTTCAGCGACGATTTTCAAGAG ATCGTTTCTACCGATGATTATATGCCAATGCCGATTCAGACGCCCGAGGAATTCGATAAGGTACTCAACGTAAGCTGGTATACACCCAGCGAACCGCAGGAACAAGC CTTTCCCTGCGTTTTGCCATTCTCTCAAATGTACCCGTTATGCTGCATTGATATCCGCAATTTCCTCAATcaattttatttttttgCGAACGACGACTTCACAAACCCTGATATAATCGACGCGACGTTAAAGGAT GCATTAGATGAGCTTCTCTCTAGCAAAGTCTGTGACACTCTCGTTGAGCGCCTCAACTCCCAGTATCTGGGGCAAATTGTGCAGATACTTATCAATCTGGAACACTTCGAACATGCATGCCATGAACTTGAGCTCTTGCTTGCCGCAGCCAGATCGCAGAACTTCTCCAGCGAACCAGTAGCATTGAAAGCGACAGGCAAGTTCCGAGATAACAAAAAGGCGGCGGAGAAGCGCATATTTGAAGTGGTTAATTCAAAGATTGACGACCTCATTGAGACTGCAGAATACGACTGGACGGCCGCTGCAGCTCCCACGGAGCCAAGTAATTACATGCAAACTCTTACACGTTTTCTCTCCAATATTATGAATTCAACgcttcttgggcttcccaAAGAGATCAAAGAACTCATATACTTCGATGCGCTCAGTCACGCGTCAACCATGATCCTC GCCCTCCCGCTTTCAGCGGAAGTGAAAAGAATTAACCCTAACGGAGTGATGGCTCTCGCCAAAGATGTTGAATACTTATATCAATTCGTCGACAGTCTCAACAACCCCATTCTTCGAGAGAATCTAGATGAACTGCAACAGACGGTTCAGCTAATGCAAGCGGAGAACGCGGACGAATTTTATGACATATCCATGCGAAATAAAAAGTATGGGCGTGTAGATGCGATCAACGGCCCTACTTTATTGGAGAA ACTTACGCACACGGTTCAGAGCCCTGTGAAGATGGACAAATTTTCAACGTTATCGTCAAGATTCGGGAAAAAGTAG
- a CDS encoding putative meiosis protein MEI2 (transcript_id=CADANIAT00007260), producing the protein MRGTDSSRGLSSPGSTDGVASPNGSPDTKLTAFSPEDVRSKTLSESSACGPLDDWTGFKQFFSNACSDPFLVSANVSTRPQLSPTAASFTPIGLTDSASANRAHFMTKDVSPSNISLLTADSKADSGSNSKVSRPERSLPKYGAIGSDRIYRDCGVQARKAAEQEGNTRALLIENVPNNLTYMSLAGFFNRREFTSLKGPILSELSSKGNVYVSFTDCREAKKAIEKVRLLRPEWRVFPLTPREYVQHLDPALLPQTSNYEGQLLATVYYDSRNPGLNQHTVARSLETLAMTFGDIQAFTPLLSSQENISEFHIEYFNTRDAENVMTTLNGTSVDDCVVEVSFFKPDVESEAYPSPQSPCSLKKSPSCLNASYQKDASWSSPRHSRAPYMELSPTGRSTIPPGEHAGLMDWMTRAGESILPSPRREIARCPDLRLTNQNAVDVERIRLGLDVRTTIMLRNIPNKIDQTMLKAIVDETSHGKYDFMYLRIVLAMLSSTSKIVYTYVIQSLSKHEQGAHGTASTAIRSQKCHTQGKDCLVQKFRNSSVMLEHPSFRPKIFHTGTGPLAGKEDRFPGPDNPSKMRRSIENAEHVGLFAPRVGQQYRDEQRRRRSQFDRGTTAAEREIVYVRSLAPRRPFSAVGNGLKSAPCTYPGMKMWYDSSVSDHGPKTS; encoded by the exons ATGAGAGGAACCGATTCTTCTCGTGGGCTGAGCAGCCCCGGCTCCACAGACGGTGTTGCTTCTCCCAATGGATCGCCGGATACGAAGCTCACTGCATTCTCCCCAGAGGATGTGCGTTcgaaaacactctctgaatCGAGTGCCTGTGGTCCACTGGATGATTGGACCGGCTTCAAACAGTTCTTCTCGAA TGCCTGTTCGGACCCATTTCTTGTCTCAGCAAATGTGTCTACTCGGCCCCAGCTTTCGCCAACCGCTGCGAGTTTCACTCCCATTGGACTGACAGACTCTGCGAGTGCGAACCGAGCTCACTTTATGACCAAGGATGTATcacccagcaacatcagTCTCCTGACAGCCGACTCCAAGGCTGACTCTGGAAGCAACTCCAAGGTCAGCCGCCCGGAGCGGTCCCTACCGAAGTATGGTGCCATTGGGAGTGATAGAATATATAGAGATTGCGGTGTTCAGGCCAGGAAGGCTGCCGAGCAGGAGGGAAATACACGTGCTTTGCTTATTGAGAATGTTCCCAATAATCTAACTTAtatgtctctggctggcttttTCAAC CGCCGCGAATTTACCTCTCTCAAAGGTCCTATACTTTCAGAACTGAGCTCTAAAGGCAATGTATATGTCTCCTTTACCGATTGCCGcgaagccaagaaggcaaTTGAGAAAgtccgccttcttcgacCAGAATGGAGAGTCTTTCCGCTAACTCCCAGAGAGTACGTGCAACATCTGGATCCAGCATTGCTTCCTCAAACTTCCAACTATGAAGGTCAACTGCTCGCTACTGTCTACTATGACAGCCGCAATCCAGGTCTGAATCAACATACTGTAGCCCGATCATTGGAGACACTCGCTATGACCTTTGGGGACATCCAGGCCTTCACTCCTTTACTCTCGAGCCAAGAAAACATCTCTGAGTTTCACATTGAGTACTTCAATACCCGTGACGCCGAAAATGTCATGACAACTCTCAATGGAACGTCTGTGGAT GATTGCGTTGTTGAAGTTTCATTCTTCAAGCCGGACGTGGAAAGTGAAGCATATCCCTCTCCCCAGAGTCCATGCTCTTTGAAGAAATCCCCTTCCTGCTTGAACGCTTCTTATCAGAAAGACGCCTCGTGGTCCTCGCCTCGGCATAGCCGTGCTCCTTACATGGAGCTTAGCCCAACAGGCCGATCCACAATTCCTCCTGGAGAACATGCTGGATTAATGGACTGGATGACAAGAGCGGGGGAAAGTATTCTACCTTCTCCCCGTCGCGAGATCGCCCGCTGCCCAGATTTACGCTTAACGAATCAAAATGCCGTTGATGTCGAGCGTATCCGCCTCGGGTTGGATGTCCGCACCACC ATCATGCTCCGAAACATTCCCAACAAGATTGACCAG ACCATGCTCAAAGCCATCGTTGACGAGACAAGCCACGGGAAATATGACTTTATGTACCTGCGTATTG TGTTGGCTATGCTTTCATCAACTTCGAAGAT AGTATACACTTACGTTATTCAAAGTTTGTCAAAGCACGAGCAGGGCGCACATG GAACTGCTTCAACAGCGATAAGGTCGCAGAAGTGTCATACGCAA GGTAAGGACTGTCTGGTACAAAAGTTCCGCAATAGTTCAGTGATGCTTGAACACCCTTCGTTCCGCCCAAAG ATCTTTCATACTGGCACTGGGCCTCtcgctggaaaggaggaCCGTTTCCCCGGACCTGATAACCCATCAAAGATGCGCCGCAGCATCGAGAATGCAGAACACGTCG GTTTGTTTGCGCCACGAGTCGGGCAGCAGTATCGAGATGAGCAGCGTCGCCGCCGCTCTCAATTCGATCGGGGGACCACTGCGGCTGAAAGGGAAATAGTGTACGTTCGGTCCCTCGCTCCCAGGCGTCCCTTCAGTGCTGTGGGCAATGGCCTGAAAAGCGCTCCTTGCACCTACCCTGGGATGAAAATGTGGTACGACTCTTCCGTCTCCGACCATGGTCCTAAAACTTCTTAA
- a CDS encoding uncharacterized protein (transcript_id=CADANIAT00007261), protein MEEDEVFRIYSMLHLIFHRNRNQHGRTKWWKWLSILKRAVWNLAMSLSSSKQGDFRTSAENYKQYLADRVLPRCYLAFSVVIADVQFSALGAVLFAILAQLSKSTGIAEEFKLPSPVETNHNSLASYTEVPTRIDDIGEALPRPAEPSEVAEDFQLQQPVKPVLAVSNKSSASQTLNVTEPEKKMKKKKKQKEKGSETKKRRKENAIDDLFDGLF, encoded by the exons atggaagaagatgaggtcTTCCGCATCTACTCTATGCTTCACCTCATATTCCACCGCAACAGGAATCAGCATGGCAGGACAAAGTGGTGGAAATGGCTCTCGATTCTGAAGCGAGCCGTCTGGAATCTAGCTATGTCTCTGAGCTCGAGCaagcaaggagatttccgCACCTCTGCTGAAAATTATAAACAATATTTGGCCGATCGGGTTCTACCGAGGTGTTACCT GGCCTTTTCGGTAGTCATAGCAGATGTCCAGTTCTCCGCTCTTGGCGCTGTACTCTTCGCTATCCTTGCACAGCTCTCAAAATCAACTGGCATTGCTGAAGAATTTAAGTTGCCGTCTCCGGTAGAAACTAACCATAATTCACTCGCATCTTACACAGAGGTACCTACACGCATAGATGATATAGGAGAAGCGCTGCCACGGCCTGCAGAGCCATCGGAAGTTGCTGAGGACttccagttgcagcagccCGTTAAGCCCGTTTTGGCAGTGTCGAATAAATCAAGCGCGTCTCAAACTCTAAACGTGACGGAAcccgagaagaaaatgaagaagaagaagaagcagaaggagaaggggtcgGAAAcgaagaagcggaggaaggaaaatgCGATAGATGATCTTTTTGATGGGCTGTTTTGA
- the las21 gene encoding mannose-ethanolamine phosphotransferase LAS21 (transcript_id=CADANIAT00007262): MVHHLLVLVANVLIPIAVLVFSLGFFPYKPLISGLATFDSFEDRPPRVFDKVIFMVVDALRSDFVYSNNSGFLFTQSPTDFRSLIRSGAAIPFTAYAGSPTVTMPRLKAMTTGSVPSFLDVILNIAESDTSSTLAYQDTWLAQIRAKGEQLVMYGDDTWLKLFPGMFSRSDGTTSFFVSDFTEVDTNVTRHIHDELVTGDWSGMIMHYLGLDHIGHKAGPQSSYMVPKQHEMDSIVAQVYRAMEQEAHLQSTLFILCGDHGMNDAGNHGGSSAGETSPALTFISPKLQSLGAGRESPVNATHELQYYSVVDQTDITPTLAGLLGLPIPLNSLGVFIPEFLNMWHLGSQRIRLLAGNAKQLLNALKETYPNHNFGDDTLPASCYDDSPRGPDGALCAWAQAQELLHQYGADAADDIYVQTEIESALLRFLRSSQEVMSSAASNYDLRYLLLGICIAGLAVLFSIPATYKALSNHTLPRLFLTTGVLLYGAMMFASSYVEEEQQFWYWVFTGWTFYLHVRSIRLQKAPQGATYLLPAAILAISHRFMRRWNQTGQKFAAEPDIARIYLPSHRINLWLLIVVTYADVCLHLMDNLSSLIWRLLCLAVTAMCFTFKLVFAASESPELLNETTIQTVATFMDGITLVLYARVAMGGIAVLFMLIFMRNGKLPIKQGLFHEALTLFLLTQSRVTNVPIFLFFRLQLKALTWMNLNSAEVTLTSLLMQYIAFFAFGGSNAISSIDLSNAYNGVSVYNVILVGILTYVGNWAGPIWWISATKLLRRGESHDESRTHTALLTFHAASILTSVMAACTALRTHLFIWTVFSPKYLYTMSWVIIHHWVNLLLPTVGRQ, from the exons ATGGTGCACCATTTGCTGGTGCTTGTGGCTAATGTGCTCATACCGATCGCTGTCTTAGTCTTCTCTCTCGGTTTTTTCCCATATAAACCTCTTATTTCTGGCCTGGCTACTTTTGATTCCTTTGAGGATCGCCCGCCAAGGGTGTTTGATAAAGTAATCTTTATGGTGGTTGATGCTCTAAGAAG TGACTTCGTTTATTCCAACAACTCCGGGTTTCTCTTCACACAGAG TCCTACTGACTTCAGAAGCCTCATCCGATCCGGTGCTGCAATTCCCTTTACCGCTTATGCAGGTTCCCCGACAGTTACAATGCCTCGATTGAAGGCTATGACCACAGGATCTGTGCCGTCTTTTCTCGATGTTATTCTCAACATAGCTGAGTCTGACACATCGTCAACCCTTGCATACCAAGATACGTGGCTGGCCCAAATAAGAGCGAAGGGCGAGCAACTTGTAATGTATGGGGATGATACCTGGCTGAAACTGTTTCCTGGGATGTTTAGCAGATCGGATGGGAcaaccagcttcttcgtctca GACTTCACCGAAGTCGACACAAATGTAACTCGGCATATTCATGATGAGCTTGTTACAGGTGATTGGTCAGGTATGATAATGCACTACCTAGGCCTGGACCATATCGGGCACAAAGCTGGGCCGCAAAG TTCATATATGGTACCTAAACAACATGAGATGGATTCGATAGTCGCGCAAGTGTACAGAGCCATGGAGCAGGAGGCTCACCTACAGTCAACCCTCTTCATTCTATGTGGTGATCATGGAATGAACGATGCTGGGAATCATGGGGGTTCTTCGGCAGGCGAAACTTCACCTGCCCTAACTTTTATATCTCCGAAGCTTCAAAGCTTGGGCGCTGGCAGGGAAAGTCCCGTGAATGCGACGCATGAACTACAGTACTATAGTGTCGTGGATCAAACCGACATTACGCCGACTCTGGCTGGTCTTCTTGGACTACCTATCCCTCTGAACAGCCTAGGTGTATTCATCCCCGAATTTCTAAATATGTGGCATCTTG GTTCACAGAGAATACGACTGCTCGCCGGGAATGCTAAGCAGTTGTTGAATGCACTCAAAGAAACATATCCGAACCACAATTTTGGAGATGATACGTTGCCTGCTAGTTGTTATGATGATTCACCGCGTGGCCCTGATGGAGCTCTCTGTGCCTGGGCCCAGGCACAAGAATTGCTCCATCAATATGGAGCAGATGCGGCGGATGACATCTATGTCCAGACTGAGATAGAATCCGCCCTATTACGCTTTCTCAGATCTTCCCAAGAAGTCATGAGCAGCGCTGCTAGCAATTATGATCTCAGGTACCTCTTGTTAGGTATATGTATCGCTGGCCTCGCAGTCTTATTTTCTATACCTGCAACATATAAGGCGCTCTCAAATCACACTCTTCCAAGGCTGTTCCTGACAACAGGTGTTCTGCTATACGGTGCAATGATGTTTGCAAGCAGTTATGTGGAAGAGGAACAGCAATTCTGGTACTGGGTATTTACAGGATGGACTTTCTACCTACACGTCAGGTCCATTCGACTCCAAAAAGCGCCTCAAGGTGCGACATATCTTCTCCCTGCCGCCATCCTAGCAATCTCGCACCGGTTCATGAGACGTTGGAATCAGACAGGTCAAAAATTCGCTGCTGAACCTGATATTGCTAGGATATACCTTCCGAGTCACCGGATTAACCTTTGGCTTTTGATTGTTGTGACTTATGCTGACGTTTGTCTACATTTAATGGATAACCTTTCATCCTTAATATGGCGTCTGCTCTGCCTCGCAGTGACGGCTATGTGCTTTACTTTCAAGTTGGTTTTTGCGGCATCTGAATCGCCAGAACTTCTCAATGAGACTACTATCCAAACTGTTGCAACATTTATGGATGGTATCACACTTGTCCTATATGCGCGGGTTGCCATGGGCGGAATTGCTGTGCTCTTTATGTTGATATTTATGAGAAACGGCAAACTGCCTATAAAACAAG GATTATTTCATGAAGCTCTAACGCTCTTCCTTCTAACCCAGTCGAGAGTAACAAATGTGCctatttttctcttcttcagactGCAGCTCAAAGCTTTGACATGGATGAACTTGAATTCTGCTGAGGTTACTCTCACATCTTTGCTGATGCAATACATAGCTTTTTTTGCATTTGGTGGATCGAACGCTATATCTTCCATCGATCTATCTAACGCGTATAACGGCGTCAGCGTTTATAACGTCATTTTAGTTGGCATCCTGACATATGTGGGCAATTGGGCCGGCCCGATTTGGTGGATATCTGCCACTAAGCTTTTGAGAAGAGGGGAATCTCATGACGAAAGCCGGACTCACACTGCACTTTTAACTTTCCATGCGGCCTCTATCTTGACCTCTGTTATGGCCGCATGTACGGCATTGAGGACTCATCTTTTCATTTGGACTGTATTTTCGCCCAAATACTTGTACACAATGTCTTGGGTTATTATCCATCACTGGGTGAACCTGCTGCTCCCAACGGTAGGTAGGCAGTGA
- a CDS encoding DUF2423 domain-containing protein (transcript_id=CADANIAT00007263), with amino-acid sequence MAKSVRASVQKRNKAKLRSTVFGPAVDARTERLSAKLQELAAQPKPRAQENSNTVTEATNIVTEDESKTNPSENSEAMDIDSSKVSARVRSQRSGRIQKRQRKNRSSIVFKPHPSKTKKMHKKK; translated from the exons ATGGCGAAAAGTGTTCGTGCCAGTGTTCAGAAGCGCAACAAAGCAAAGCTTCGCTCTACAGTTTTTGGCCCTGCTGTGGATGCCCGCACCGAAAGATTGTCCGCAAAGCTGCAAGAGCTTGCTGCTCAACCTAAACCTAGAGCTCAGGAAAATTCCAATACAGTCACCGAGGCTACGAATATCG TTACGGAGGACGAGAGTAAAACAAACCCGTCCGAGAATAGTGAAG CAATGGACATCGACTCTTCGAAAGTCAGTGCCCGTGTTCGTTCCCAACGCTCAGGACGAATTCAGAAACGTCAGAGGAAAAACCGTTCATCCATCGTTTTCAAACCACACCCATCAAAGACCAAGAAAATGCACAAAAAGAAGTAA